Proteins encoded together in one Lathyrus oleraceus cultivar Zhongwan6 chromosome 5, CAAS_Psat_ZW6_1.0, whole genome shotgun sequence window:
- the LOC127085806 gene encoding probable ADP-ribosylation factor GTPase-activating protein AGD11: MMEMEIHQENSEINGIPGSASCLYDLFCTETPSLNSQSQRERWMISGPQERLDNLMRQAGNKYCADCGSSDPKWVSSSLGVFICIKCSGIHRSLGVHISKVLSLNLDDWTDEQVDSLVNLGGNTVINKKYEACLPTYVKKPKPNSSIDERSDFIRRKYEFLQFLDSEENLSCPFIPSHGRTSSSGQSSSSNNIPLPEKKRYDKQTTKNRIGLSFRNSWGRKDSENRTAKKSTSLAGMVEFVGLVKVNVVKGTNLAIRDIVTSDPYVILSLGNQSVKTRVIKNNLNPVWNESLMLSIPESIPPLKVIVYDKDAFKNDDFMGEAEIDIQPLVSAAKAYEKSSINESMQLGKWVASGENTLVKDGIISLEEGKVRQEISLRLQNVERGVLEIELECVPLTQ; the protein is encoded by the exons ATGATGGAGATGGAGATACATCAAGAAAACTCTGAAATCAACGGTATACCGG GGTCAGCATCTTGCCTATACGATCTCTTTTGTACCGAAACACCGAGTTTGAATTCTCAAAGTCAAAGAGAGCGATGGATGATATCTG GTCCACAAGAAAGATTAGACAATCTGATGCGTCAAGCGGGGAACAAGTACTGCGCTGATTGTGGATCGTCGGATCCAAAATGGGT GTCTTCAAGTCTTGGAGTATTTATTTGCATCAAGTGTTCTGGTATACATAGAAGCCTTGGAGTCCATATATCTAAG GTTCTGTCACTGAATCTAGATGACTGGACAGATGAACAAGTTGATTCATTGGTCAACTTGGGTGGAAATACAGTAATCAATAAGAAGTACGAAGCTTGCTTGCCGACTTACGTAAAAAAACCAAAACCAAATTCTTCTATCGATGAGCGCTCTGATTTTATTAG GAGAAAATACGAGTTCCTACAATTTTTGGATTCTGAGGAGAATTTGTCGTGTCCCTTTATACCATCCCATGGAAGAACTTCTTCATCCGGTCAGAGCAGTTCCTCAAACAACATTCCTCTACCCGAAAAAAAACGTTATGATAAACAAACAACTAAAAACCGTATCGGGCTATCGTTTCGAAACAGCTGGGGAAGAAAAGATTCTGAGAACAGGACTGCAAAGAAGAGTACCTCGTTG GCAGGTATGGTTGAATTTGTTGGGTTGGTAAAAGTTAACGTGGTTAAAGGCACAAACCTAGCTATCAGAGATATAGTCACTAGTGACCCTTATGTCATCCTTTCCCTCGGTAACCAA TCGGTGAAAACGCGTGTCATAAAGAACAATTTAAATCCAGTTTGGAATGAAAGCCTAATGTTGTCAATTCCTGAGAGCATTCCTCCTCTTAAAGTG ATTGTATACGACAAAGATGCATTCAAAAACGACGATTTTATGGGTGAGGCTGAAATAGACATTCAACCACTAGTGTCAGCAGCAAAAGCATATGAGAAATCATCAATCAATGAGTCAATGCAGCTTGGAAAATGGGTAGCAAGTGGTGAAAACACACTTGTGAAAGATGGAATAATCTCACTTGAAGAAGGAAAAGTGAGACAAGAAATCTCATTGAGGCTACAAAATGTTGAGAGAGGTGTGCTTGAAATTGAACTTGAATGTGTTCCTCTTACACAATAG
- the LOC127085807 gene encoding uncharacterized protein At5g39865, which yields MSRFAFFNRSNTIHASSSEESQKPFNEILDRSGSLSRFYGSVESMKSSIRGRMVKKLCNLFESSPTKSEPRPASKLGSEPRAPSRLGSESRSASKLGSESGSGAKLGWESGMLFRLEGGEERIVVYLTSLRGIRRTFEDCNAVKMILKGFRIWVDERDVSMDRAFRKELQCVMGEENVSLPQVFIRGKYIGGADVIKHLFESGDLKRMLEGFPKMKPGFVCESCGDARFVPCENCSGSRKIFDEDEGLLKRCLECNENGLTKCPSCSCY from the exons ATGTCGAGGTTTGCATTCTTCAATCGATCAAATACAATTCACGCGTCTTCATCGGAAGAATCTCAGAAACCTTTCAACGAAATTCTGGACCGGTCCGGTTCGCTGAGCCGATTCTACGGTTCAGTAGAATCAATGAAATCGTCGATTCGTGGAAGGATGGTGAAGAAGCTCTGCAATTTGTTCGAATCATCGCCGACGAAATCGGAACCGCGTCCGGCTTCGAAATTAGGTTCGGAACCGCGCGCGCCTTCGAGATTAGGTTCGGAATCGCGTTCCGCTTCGAAATTAGGTTCGGAATCGGGTTCTGGTGCGAAATTGGGATGGGAATCCGGGATGTTGTTCCGATTGGAAGGTGGCGAGGAACGGATTGTGGTGTATTTGACGAGTTTGAGAGGAATTCGGAGAACGTTTGAGGATTGTAATGCGGTGAAGATGATTCTGAAAGGGTTTAGGATTTGGGTGGATGAAAGAGATGTTTCCATGGATCGTGCTTTTAGAAAGGAATTGCAG TGTGTGATGGGAGAGGAAAATGTGTCACTACCTCAAGTCTTTATTAGAGGAAAATACATTGGTGGTGCTGATGTGATCAAGCATCTATTTGAAAGTGGTGATTTAAAAAGAATGCTTGAAGGGTTTCCCAAGATGAAGCCTGGTTTTGTTTGTGAGAGTTGCGGTGATGCTAGGTTTGTGCCATGTGAGAATTGCAGTGGAAGTCGAAAAATATTCGACGAAGACGAAGGTTTATTGAAGAGATGCTTGGAATGTAATGAAAATGGACTCACCAAGTGTCCTTCTTGCTCTTGTTATTGA